Below is a window of Streptomyces sp. NBC_01429 DNA.
GTGTAGTCGTCCATGGCGAACCGCACGCCCTCGCGGCCGACGCCGGACTTCTTGACGCCGCCGTACGGCATCTGGTCGGCGCGGTACGAGGGGACGTCCCCGACGATCACACCGCCGACCTCAAGGGCGCGGTGGGCGCGGAAGGCGGTCTGGAGGTCGTGGGTGAAGACGCCCGCCTGGAGACCGTACTTCGAGTCGTTCACCGCCTCGAACGCCTCGCTCTCGCTCTCGACCCGGCGCAGTGTGAGAACCGGCCCGAAGACCTCCTCGCGGGCGAGGGTGGTGTCCGCGGGGACGTCGGCGAGAACGGTGGGCGTGTAGCTCGCCCCGTCCCGCTTGCCGCCGGTGAGCAGCTGGGCGCCGTCGCGCACCGCCTCGTCCACCCACGCCTCGACCCGCTTGGCGGCGTCCTCGTTGACGAGGGGGCCGACATCGGTGGCGTCGTCGGCGGGGTCCCCGGTGATCTGGGCCTCGACGGCGGCGACGATCCTGGGGACCAGCCGCTCGTACACGGAGGCGTCCGCGATCACGCGCTGGACGGAGATGCAGGACTGGCCGCCCTGGTAGTTCGAGAAGGCGGCGATCCGGGTCGCGGCCCAGTCGAGGTCCTTGTCGCTCGCGTAGTCGGCGAGGACGACGGCCGCGCCGTTGCCGCCCAGCTCCAGCGTGCAGTGCTTGCGCGGGACGGAATCCATGATGGCGTAGCCGACCTTGTCGGAGCCGGTGAAGGAGATCACCGGCAGCCGCTCGTCCTGGACGAGGGCGGGCATGCGGTCGTTGGCCACGGGCAGTACGGACCAGGAGCCCGCCGGGAGGTCGGTCTCGGCGAGCAGCTCGCCGAGCAGCAGCCCGGAGAGGGGCGTCGCTGGGGCGGGCTTGAGGATGATCGGGGCGCCGGCGGCGATGGCGGGGGCGATCTTGTGGGCACAGAGGTTGAGCGGGAAGTTGAACGGCGCGATGCCGAGGACGGCGCCGTGCGGGAAGCGGCGGGTCAGGGCGAGCCGGCCGGCGCCGCCCGCGTCGGTGTCGAGCCGCTGGGCCTCGCCGGAGTTGAAGCGACGGGCCTCCTCGGCGGCGAACCGGAACACGGAGACGGCGCGGCCGACCTCGCCGCGGGCCCACTTGAGCGGCTTGCCGTTCTCGGCGGAGATCAGCTGGGCGATCTCCTCGGTGCGTTCGACGAGCCTGCGCGAGACATGGTCGAGGGCGGCGGCGCGGACGTGCGCGGGCGTCGCGGCGAACTCCGCCAGTACGGCGTGCGCCGCCGCGACGGCCTCCTCGACCTGGGCGTCGGTCGGCACGGCGACCGTGCCGACGAGCCGGCCGTCCCAGGGGGAGGTGACGTCGAAAGTGTCCTCGCCGGTGGCCTGGCGGCCGGCGAGCCAGAAAGCGTGGGTGGAAGTCATGACGAGTCCGGGCCCTTCCGAGTAGACGGCTGTATGAGTCCCACGGTAGGGGGGCGAGGGCCCCCGCGGAGTTGTCCGGGGTGGAGTGGTGGGCTCGGGGCGGGTGCCGCAATGGCGCAGGAGGAGGGGGCGGGGGTACGAGGGTCGCCCCGGCGGCCTGGGCGGTCCAGGGCGGTCGTGGGCGGTTCGTGGGCTGTCGTGGGCGGTGCCGGCTGTCGGGACCGGCCGTCAGGACAGGCTTCCGGGACCGGCCGGAGCGGCTGGGCCGGTCGTGACGGGGCGCGTCCGGTCAGGTGGCGGTCAGGCATTGGTCGTCGGGCGCTCAGGGGGTGGCCGGTGGGCCCGACGCCGTTGTCTTCAGGGCGAGCCACAGCTCCATCCGTACGTCCGCGTCGTCCAGGGAGCGGCCGAGGATCTCTTCCACCCTGCGCATGCGGTAGCGCAGCGTATGGCGGTGGACTCCGAGGTCGGCCGCCGCCGCGTCCCACTGGCCGTGGTGGGAGAGCCAGGCGCGCAGCGAGGCCACCAGGTCGCCGCGGCCCTTGGCGTCGTGTTCGCGCAGGGCGCGGAGCATGCCGTCGGCGAAGGCGCGTACGGCGTCGTCGGCGAGGAGGGGCAGGATGGAGCCGGTCGCCAGTTCCTCGTGCTCGACCAGCGCCCGGCCGCGCCGGCGGGCCACGGAGAGCGCCTGTTCGGCCTGTTTGTAGGCGCCGGCCGTCGCGATGGGGCCGGTGGTCGCCGAGAGGCCGATGACGACGCCCGCCTCGTCGGACTCGCGGAGGGCGTACGCCTCGCAGGCGGTGACGACGGCTCCGCCGTCGGCCGCGAGTACGGCGAGCCGCTCGTCGCCGTCCGGGACGGCGA
It encodes the following:
- a CDS encoding aldehyde dehydrogenase family protein, which produces MTSTHAFWLAGRQATGEDTFDVTSPWDGRLVGTVAVPTDAQVEEAVAAAHAVLAEFAATPAHVRAAALDHVSRRLVERTEEIAQLISAENGKPLKWARGEVGRAVSVFRFAAEEARRFNSGEAQRLDTDAGGAGRLALTRRFPHGAVLGIAPFNFPLNLCAHKIAPAIAAGAPIILKPAPATPLSGLLLGELLAETDLPAGSWSVLPVANDRMPALVQDERLPVISFTGSDKVGYAIMDSVPRKHCTLELGGNGAAVVLADYASDKDLDWAATRIAAFSNYQGGQSCISVQRVIADASVYERLVPRIVAAVEAQITGDPADDATDVGPLVNEDAAKRVEAWVDEAVRDGAQLLTGGKRDGASYTPTVLADVPADTTLAREEVFGPVLTLRRVESESEAFEAVNDSKYGLQAGVFTHDLQTAFRAHRALEVGGVIVGDVPSYRADQMPYGGVKKSGVGREGVRFAMDDYTYERVMVLTGLDL